A genomic segment from Danio aesculapii chromosome 17, fDanAes4.1, whole genome shotgun sequence encodes:
- the crip1 gene encoding cysteine-rich protein 1, with the protein MPKCPKCQKEVYFAERVTSLGKDWHRPCLKCEKCNKTLSAGSHAEHEGKPYCNNPCYSALFGPKGFGRGGTESHTFK; encoded by the exons ATGCCTAAATGCCCTAAGTGCCAAAAGGAAGTGTACTTTG CGGAGAGAGTGACGTCACTTGGCAAAGACTGGCATAGACCCTGTCTGAAGTGTGAGAAATGCAACAAGACCCTGTCGGCTGGCTCACATGCAGAG catgaagggaAGCCCTACTGTAACAACCCATGCTACTCTGCACTCTTTGGACCCAAAG GTTTTGGACGTGGTGGAACTGAGAGCCACACATTCAAATAG